In the Salvelinus fontinalis isolate EN_2023a unplaced genomic scaffold, ASM2944872v1 scaffold_0764, whole genome shotgun sequence genome, aacagcaaaggaccttgtgaagatgctggaggaaacgggtacaaaagtatctatatccacagtaaaacgagtcctatatcgacataacctgaaaggccgctcagcaagcacatcgatggccctgaacgaacttcatctgactctttgtaaactggaaaccacacaccctgaggctgcattcatcgtagctggggattttaacaaggataatctgaaaacaaaactccctaaattctatcagcatatcgattgtgctaccagggctggtaaaaccttggatcattgtttatactaacttccgcgacgcatataaggccctcccccgccctcctttcggaaaagatgaccacgactccattttgttgcttccagcctacaaacagaaactaaacaacaagctccctcgctcaggtctgttcaacgctggtccgaccaatctgattccacgcttcaagactgcttcgatcacgtggattggaatatgttccgcattgcgtccaacaacaatattgacgaatacgctgattcggtgagcgagttcattagaaagtgcattgacgatgtcgtacccacagcaacgattaaaacattcccaaaccagaaaccgtggattgatggtagcattcgcgtgaaacttgcccttttaaccagggcaaggtgactggaaacatgaccgaatacaaacagtgtagctattctctccgcaaggcaatcaaacaagctaagtcccagtatagagacaaagtactcgcaattcaacagctcagacacaagcggtatgtggcagggtctacagtcaatcacggattacaaaaagaaaaccagccccgtcgcggaccaggatgtcttgctcccagacaggctaaataacttttttgctcgctttgaggacaatacagtgccactgacacggcccgctaccttaacctgcgggctctccttcactgcagccgaggtgagtaaaacatttaaacgtgttaaccctcgcaaggctgcaggcccagacggcattcccagccgcgtcctcagagcatgcgcagaccagctggctggtgtgttttaagggcatattcaatcaatccttatcccagtctgctgttcccacatgcttcaagagggccaccattgttcctgttcccaagaaagctaaggtaactgagctaaacgactaccgccacgtagcactcacttccgtcatcatgaagttctttgagagactagtcaagaaccatatcacctccaccctacctgacaccctagacccactccaatttgcttaccgacccaataggtccacagacgacgcaatcgcaaccacactgcacactgccctaacccatctggacaagaggaatacctatgtgagaatgctgttcatcgactacagctcagcatttaacaccatagtaccctccaaactcgtcatcaagctagAGACCCTGGgtttcgaccccgccctgtgcaactgggtcctggacttcctgacgggccgcccccaggtggtgaggttggtaacaacatctccaacccgctgatcctcaacaccggggccccacaagggtgccttctgagccctctcctctactccctgttcacccacgactgcgtggccatgcacgcctccaactcaatcatcaagtttgcggacgacattacagtggtaggcttgattaccaacaacgacgagacggcctacagggaggaggtgagggccctcggagtgtggtgtcaggaaaaaaataacctcacactcaacgtcaacaaaacaaaggagatcattgtggacttcaggaaacagcagagggagcacccccctatccacatcgacgggacagtagtggagaaggtggaaagttttaagttcctcggtgtacacatcacggacaaactgaattggtccacccacacagacagcgttgtgaagaaggcgcagcagcgcctcttcaacctcaggaggctgaagaaattcggcttgtcaccaaaagcactcacaaacttctacagatgcacaatcgagtgcatcctgtcgggctgtatcaccgcctggtacggcaactgctccgcccacaaccgtaaggctctccagagggtagtgaggtctgcacaacgcatcaccgggggcaaactacctgccctccaggacacctacaccacccgatgtcacaggaaggccataaagatcatcaaggacaacaaccacccaagccactgcctgttgaccccgctatcatccagaaggcgaggtcagtacaggtgcatcaaagctgggaccgagaaactgaaaaacagaTTTTATCTCTAGGCCAATAGCCCTCacaagcacattagaggctgctccCCTATagacagacttgaaatcactggccactttaataatggaacactagtcactttagtttacacattttgcattactcattCTCATTCTTTTCTACTGTATCTTTGTTTATGCCACTCTGTTCGCCCAAacatttatacactgctcaaaaaaataaagggaacacttaaacaacacaatgtaactccaagtcaatcacacttctgtgaaatcaaattgtccacttaggaagcaacactgattgacaataaatttcacatgctgttgtgcaaatggaatagacaaaaggtggaaattataagcaATTAGCAACACACCCCatataaaggagtggttctgcaggtggtgaccacagaccacttctcagttcctatgcttcctggctgatgttttggtcacttttgaatgctggcggtgctttcacgctagtggtagcatgagactgagtctacaacccacacaagtggctcaggtagtgcagctcatcccggatggcacatcaatgcgagctgtggcaagaaggtttgctgtgtctgtcagcgtagtgtccagagcatggaggcgctaccaggagacaggctagtacatcaggagacatggaggaggccgtaggagggcaacaacccagcagcaggaccgctacctccgcctttgtgcaggaggagcactgccagagctgtgcaaaatgacctccagcaggcctcaAATGTGCAACTGTTTAGCAAAACATGCAAAATATAACCCTAAAAAGTTGCAAGTCAACAGAGTTGCAGTTGATATGTTGTTGGCAGTTTGAGCATCTTTAGACCACGGAGGCATGTGGTGTGGCTGGCCTATCAGAGCTCAGACCTGAGATCCAACATATATTCTCTCACATGCTTGTGATCCAGGTCAAACATAAAGCTATTGAACGTGGCACAGGTACACTATAGCACCAAGAGTGTAATGTTACTAGACCAAACACATAGAGAAGCCCCACATaactaaaggagaggagagctggcTGGAGCCCAATACAACGTACGCCGAGGAAATGCAAGGGGCTTCTTAAAACACAAATAATGTGTGTGATTTATGTGGTTCATTAGCAGTAATGGCCAGTTGGAATGGGCCCAAAGCCCTGGAGATAAAAACATGCCTCACATGGTTCagacagggttggggagtaactgattacaatttcttttttttttactgtgatCAGTTAGtcacagcaaaaatattgtaatcagattacagacacGTTTGAAAACTAGATGCTTACTtctaggattacttttaaattcagaaaggatgtttggggaaaattacattaaattcagcattgaaaaaaggcacaagtttaagtttgttccacctgattgagtctgaccacaagtcagataCCACTATGATGACAAACCAAATGTGTTTAATGAATCCGTTTTGTCTATGTCTAATGCCCCGTAAATGGAAATAAATCCTTAAGTAActaaaagtaatcagattaccatactgagtttgggtaatccaaatgtTACATTACTGATTAGAATTGTGGACGGGTAactagtaacggattacatttagaaattaACCTACCCAAAGCTGGTTTCAGATCAGTTAGCACCATAGGACAGGGTTAAAAGGGTGTTAGGCTAAGGACCACAGTATAGTAGATCATAGGCATAGAGGTACAGTAGTCTGGCACTGGACACCATTAGTAACATCCACTACGACTCATAGCACGTATAAGCAGTATTTCATATATATTGTCTATTAAAGACAAAGAAAGGGAGCTGTGACtggctatgtactgtacattgaaAACATTATATCAGAGAAATTAACAACTTTTACACATCATTGGTAAATCTTAATTTCTGAGGCCTTTGTACTGTAATCGTGTTTGTGAACGGACATTTGTGAATGAATGCTTTTATTTTGCTATCTACCAGGTCAATATGCTTTTCACAACATATTATCCAGTCCAGCATGGTCACCATGGTACCAAAGAACCACTTGACAAAAACTATTTGTTTCCTTTTATTCCCCTGGACCATTGATAAGAGCTGTTACTGGAGGCATGGCCAGCCCTGTAGCCAATGGGAGCGGAGAACAGAGCTGTAATGGCTAAAGCAGGTGGCCTGTAATAGAATCATGATGATGATGCATTaaaacacaggtgtcaaactcattccatggagggccgagtgtctgcgggttttcgctccacccttgtacttgattgatgaattaacatcactaattagttaggaactccccacacctggttgtctagggctttattgaaaggaaagaccaaaaacctgcagacacaaggccctccgtggaatgagtttgacacccctgcattaAAAGATGATTAAGAAGGGGCGGGAAATGTACTATTTGTagaactgtctgtctctctctctttcctgactTCTTATGGTTATTTTTTTGTCTTTAACTCTAAAAACCCATTTGAGATAACAGTAGAGGTCAGTTAGAAGGGTTCTATCCCATTCCGTCACACCACGGTGGAGTTAAAGTCAAATACAATATGTGATGAGAGAAGGGTTGAGAGTAGAACATGGAATCACCACACTTTTTGACTGGGCCTTTTTTGGCCTAAGTGCACATAGGGGAATGACTTTAATTGTTGCCTATTTAGCCTCTCTTGGAATACTTTGGGGTGTATTTGAGAATACTCTCAGGAATTcataaaaaatatacaaaaaattGGTTTGATATGTTTTCTTTGAGCAGGTCGAGTGGAGAGGAAAAGTAAAGAGTAATGTAATATAGTATGTGTGGAGACTCCAGGGAGaggctactgtatacagggcccCTACAGTCAGCTCTATAACAGCCTTACTGTCACGGAGACCGGATACTCACACCAGCTCAGTGGCAGATTAAAGAATGGACTAATGGAGTACCCAAACTGACTGGTGATTTGGGTCTGTTAGTGAAAGGGTTCAGCAGCACTATCACATGTCAGCTATATGAATAATAAAGAGGTCTTACTAACAAGAATGTGGGGAAATAACAGAAGAACATATTGAGTGCCTTCCAAGTGGGCAAAACTGGTTGATATGACAACCAGTTTTGTTGCTGAGATGTCTCTTTTTGAATGAGCCTACGTCATATACACTGTGGTGTGGCTATCATGCATATCTAGTGTGGGTGTTTCAATGGGGAACTATGTATTTAGTAAGAAATAGATATGGTGGACAGTTTGAGTTGTAGAAAAATGAaggtaaatcatgtttgatgttccCTTGTATGTGAAGGTTTCAGAGTGAAATGGAAGAGGGGAAGAACCTTCACTTGGCCGAACTGGCTTGGGATGTGAAACGACGCCCCAGGCTTGAGGAGCTGGAAAGAGAAGTGTGCAGGGAGCTGCGCCTGGAGCGCCGAATCCGCTGGTCGGTGATTGGACAGGTAAGGATGGAACAGCGGCACTCCTAGGGCTGATATCAACTCATAGTTGCTTAAGCAGCAATAGGACCTCAGTGTTTCTGTTGGTATCTACATccatttgcctctctctctcacccgtctCTCTTAGCCTGGTAGCCAGATGGGAGATTGGAGACCCCTGGgaatggagacacacacacctctggtaaTGGACTAATGTTCCCAGCTTCCACTCTTTGGGGGCTGTAGACATATTACTGCTTCCCTGTCTCCCATCTCCTGGGAAATCCATATCcaagtacagtggcaagaaaaattatgtgaaccctttggaattacctggacttctgtgtaaattggtcataaaatgttatctgatcttcatctaagtcacaacaatagacaaacacagtctgcttaaactaataacacacaaacaatcatactttttcatgtctttattgaacacaccgtttAAACaatcacagtgcagggtggaaaaagtacaaaaaaagaaatttccctttttcaagaccctgtcttacagttgggatgaggttttgatgttggtgtgctgtgcttttttttctccacacagtgttgtgtgttcctttcaaaaaaactcaactttagtttcatctctccacagaatattttgccagtagcgctgtggaacatccagatgctcttttgcgaacttcaaacgtgcagcaatgtttttatttggacaGTCGGTGGCTTCttcgtggtgtcctcccatgaacaccattcttgtttttgtgttttacgtatcgtagactcgtcaacagagatgttaggatGTTCCACAGATTTCTTTAAGTCTTCAGCTAACACTCtaagattcttcttaacctcattgagcattctgcgctgtgctcttgcagtcatctttgcaggacggccactcctagggagagtagcaacagtgctgaactttctccatttatatacAATTTGTCTAACCGTGgagtgatgaacatcaaggcttttagagatacttttgtaaccctttccagctttatgcaagtcaacaattcttaatcttgggtcttctgagatctcttttgtttgagacatggttcacatcaggcaatgcttcttgtgaatagcaaactgagTGTTTTtttagggcagctctaaccaacatctccaacatctccaatctccaacatctctaatctggtctcaatgattgtactctaattgactccaattagcttttggagaagtcattagcctaggggttcacatactttttcaacttacactgtgaatgtttaaatgatgtattcagtaTAGACAAtagaaatacaataatttgtgtgctattagtttaagcagaatgTGTTAATCTGTTGTTGTGACTGAGATGAAGATTAAATAAatttttatgaccaatttatgcagaaattcagATAATTCCAATAGGGTTCATATACTTTGTCTTGCCACTGTATTTGGATGATATGATGTGATATGCGTTTGCCACTTTGGTAAATGTAAAACGTCTAGATGAGGGAGATGATTAAGTTGCAACAATGGAGACCACACATTTGATATAGAGTAATTGCTACAAAATATGAAAGGTATACTTGttatatttatgttttttaaaATTTGATATGGATTAACATGTGTTTTGATTTCCAACATACTGTAAATCTATATCAATTCCGTTGATGTACCTTTCTGTGTTCATATATACAGATTACTGTTAGGGACTTGCTGCTCATGATTGGGCACATAACAAGCTCAGTATTGGAGGAGGTAAATAGCATCCTGATCCCTGCCTTGGTTAACCTTATAAGGCTGAGAGCTGCAGAGAGTATGCTCTCCATCAGCAAAGACACCAACGAAGATTCAACCCAGGGCTCTGTCAGCTGTACCTCCCTACTCTCCAAAGTCAATGTGATCTGTCTCACTCAGAgtcctgacagtaggtcctccccAATCTCCATTGAAGAACCAGTCACTGCTGTCCAGACTTATTGTAGCAGCAGTTCTCTGTCCAGTGAGGAACGAGCACactcttcctccagtcagatcTCTAATAAAAACCTCCTGGCTGCTAGGCCACGTTCTACCAGGACCCAATCTGCCATGCCCCAATCTGATaatgtgacaggttaaaggaaatactaatagcctgttatacattaaacagtattagtaaattcatagtatgtgaggatcttaaaacatctaaggttaagaagatcatgcattcagtattagttgatagattgataacatttatataattgtgttcaaatccgtcaagcatacaaagggtacgaattgtgagaggaatgtgtaaacgttatgttgattactttatgttgtcgtgggtaaaagtgttaacctgtgatctactaaatgctcttaatctatgagcctgagattgattgctctggtctccactcaaattcacggagaattcgcggtctttttctcattgcactaaagGTTCTCAATGAGTGAACATGAACCTATCACTCTCGTGATTCTTTCCCCCCTTGTTCAGGTACGTTATTGATGATTAAAACgagtaatttaaatgtaataactGGCTAACATGTCAAGAGTGTTTAAGGTGTGTCTTAGTAACATATTGAGGAAGTTAGTTAAGTTTGCAGAGAGTAATATGAGCCgtgctcggttgcagctagcttcctactgctacgtagctgccattttatgtcgattgtgaatgaacatgtgcgttaataagatattttgcggcattatttgtgtacttgtttttcaaacactttattgcctgttgataaattgagttatggtttactgagttaaagctttgtgcttgacagttatattgaaaatagtatttgtttcagtgatgtacagtgtatactgttgtgacttgaataaaactatctatttcctgtagatctgttattctgtaaaatgtgttacttATGTAAAATGATTGCACTAAAAGTTCTCAATGAGTAAACATTAACCTATCACTCTTGTGATTCTTTCCCCCCTTGTTCAGGGGTGTAAcactaaaccaccacctgctaaaccaccacctgctaaaccaccatctgctaaaccaccacctgctaaaccaccacctgctaaaccacaatctgctaaaccacctaCTGCCACTGACTACTCTGGAACCTTATCTGCTGTGGTAGGTTGTGGGCATGTCATCCCTGTCAAACTGACCTTGGCCAGTTTCTCCTCCAACACCAGCTTCCCCTCCAGCCAGGGCTCATCTAGCTCATCTATCCCTGCCTTGGTTGACCTTATAAGGCTGAGAGCTTCAGAAAGTGATGCAGAGAGTATGCTCCCCATCAGCAAAGACACCAACGAAGATTCAACCCAGGGCTCTGTCAGCTGTACCTCCCTACTCTCCAAAGTCAATGTGATCTGTCTCACTCAGAGTCCTGACAGTAAGTCCTCCCCAATCTCCATTGAAGAACCAGTCAAAACTTGTTGTAGCAGCAGTTCTCTGTCCAGTGAGGAACGAGCACactcttcctccagtcagatcTCTACTAAGAACCTCCTGGCTACTTGGCCACGTTCTACCAGGCCCCAATCTGCCAAACCGCCACCTGctaaaccgtcacctgctaaaccgtcacctgctaaaccaccatctgctaaaccgTCATCTGctaaaccgtcacctgctaaaccgTCACGTGCTAAACCATCACGTGctaaaccgtcacctgctaaaccaccatctgataaaccgtcacctgctaaaccaccatctgctaaaccaccatctgctaaaccaccacctgctaaaccaccacctgctaaaccaccacctgctaaaccaccacctgctaaaccaccacctgctaaaccaccatctgctaaaccaccacctgctaaaccaccacctgctaaaccaccacctgctaaactacaatctgctaaactacaatctgctaaactacaatctgctaaactacaatctgctaaaccaccacctgctaaattacaatctgctaaaccacctaCTGCCACTGACTACTCTGGAACCTTATCTGCTGTGGTAGGTTGTGGGCATGTCATCCCTGTCAAACTGACCTTGGCCCCTTTCTCCTCCTTACTCTCCAGCGAAGAGACCAACACCAACCTCCCCTCCAGCAGCCGCCCCTCCTCGTGCTCTATCAAGCTTTTAGACAGAAGGAGTGGCATTCCTTGCTCCCTGGCTGTGAGCTCTATTTCAACTGTTCCTGGACCTGACTCTAGCAGGAGCCCTATGCGGGAGAATCAATATGCTACTGAGGTCTCGTCGATCTGCCTCAGCCAAGATAGAAATGGCCAAGGAGGGAGTGTGACACCTCCAGCCCCTTTGGATGTTTCCCTCCCCTCCGTTATTGAGCGGGCTGGCGGACTTGTATGTTCCGTCATCTCCCAGTCTTTAGCAATTGTGGAGGCGCGGTCAAGTGTGAATGGTGAGGAGGGCTCTCCATTTTATGTTTGAAAAATATCCCAGATATTCAAGTTGTGTCTCTTTGATATTAAACAAATCTCTTGTCTGCTTTCTGCTTTAGGAGGCCACTGGCAAATGGCAGTTGATTCCGATTAGGTTCAGCCCCCTGTACTGTGGGCCTGTTGTGATCAGGgtaagagacccccccccccctacacacacacacagtcacatcacGGTTACAATGTTTACGGTTTCcaacatgaatgtattgtaatgtgcaGAACAATGCCGGTCCGGTGGTTAAAGCTTGGAGAACTTTCCAGTTCATCAGCCCCTTCATCACCTACATGCGTGGGGGATCCCAGGTATGTGTCTTTGTAACTACCTAATCCTAATCTACATTGTCAGTCATTTGATCTTGGTGGAAATGTGTCACAGCAATTGCTGAAGTGATTTTGTTGATGTTGTCTTGTTGTTTATCTCAACAGCAGgtggtggtgaggatgcaccacGTGAGTAGGGTGAGAGGCCTGGAGACTCAACTGGTGTGGGCCATCTCCAAGGAGACAGCCAGGCTTAGTCCAGAGGGCATCCCCTACTGTGCCACCAAAGTGCAGTCCATCACTTGGATCCAGGTAAGCCGTAAATACTACTGAAATAGTATTAGATTAGGCTTTTCTTCACTTATTCCATTTGGCCTTaacatgtattctctctctgtcagcgtGTGGCTGGCAGGGTGACCCACTATGCGTCTCACCTCCGCCACGAGACGTCTGTGGACGTGACGCTTGGCTGCTACCAGGTAAATAAATGATTTCCTATGTATATAGACTAGACATTACTGGGCATTTTTGCATTAGATTTGGTGTGTTTTCTAATAACGTGTGTGTGGTAaacaggtgtgttgtgtgtgttttgagcagcagactgatgtcTCAGTGGTGTACGCCACTCTCCACATGGGGCTGGACGGGCTTCTCTCCTCTTCAGCGTGGTCGGAGGCTGCCTCCTTCTCTACGCCCACCACTCAGCAGTTCACTGACCCAGAGCCTGAGGGCCACAACTGCTATGAGGTTAGAcgttacacacacatactattGACTAGGAGCATTAAGATCCTTCCATTGACCGGTTGTTTGTTATGTCATTGCATTGGTCACTGATTTTGAATGCTTGTTTTGTTGTCGTAGGGCTGGGAGGAGGACCTGctgcctgaggagagggaggttccTCTGCTAAAGTGAGTTCCTCTAAATGTCTGTGTAGTCTGGGCTTGTCAGATGCTGAAGGATAGTGGTCATAATGCTGTTATCCCCCATTGACTCTAATGGTTGACATGCTCCATTCCCTCCCTTTCACAGCCTCTACCTTATCACCAAGAGAGTGGAGGACATCGCCCTGAGGCTCGTCTCCCTGCGCCAGGCCTTCACTGTGAGTGGACccacttttctttttctctctgtgacttcttgttctgtctcctagaggaaGATGTCTCACCCtaactcttccctcttccctagaCCCTGCTTGGTTCCACCCTGAGCAGGAACCGTCTGTTTGTGGCGGGAAAGGTCCTCCTGGGCGCACTGGTTCAGGCCAACCACATGGTAACTCACTAACTCATTCTCTTTCAAGGGAAAGAATGCGTCCCTGAGGGGATATATGTTCTGTTCACTAAGATGCTCTTTTCTTTGTCATAGGACGAGGCCAAGTTCATCCGTACCTATAAGGACTTTGTGGACTACCTGAGTGACCCCTCCAAGCGGAATGACATTGAGAGGGAGCTGGCTGAGGCAAAGGTGAGTTCATTAACTCTTTCAAGTCTCACTGAGTTCTTCCACATGCATGTCTTTTATACATCACAGTAGCTGATCTATATGAAATCATTCCTATTTTCTCCAAATGTGTTTTCTTGTCCTAGATCCATCATGTGAACATGATAGATGTCCTCTTTGAGCTGGTGCTGTTTGGGTTAATGACAGCTCAGAAGTCCCTGATGGTGGTAAGTAGCATCTCACTGGTACATGTTTTGATATCTCTATTAGCAGTTTCACTTAAATTCCTCTTctcttctattctctcctcttttctcctcctttgTTTCCTTTAGCACCCTGGTGGGTTCGTGGAGCGTCTGTACGCTCTCCTGTACTCCTTCCTGCCCACTGCTGCCAACATGGAGCCAGAGGCTGACAGATACCTGCTGCTGCTCAATGTAAGAGTAAAGAGATTACTTCTTTTTACTTCCATATTCTTAAGTGTACTTCCTTTTTACCTCCTTATTCATGGTTAACCAGGTTCCAATGCCATTTTAGGGGGAGTATTTCtaattttctctctcctcttgatTAGCTAGTAACTCAGAGccattttctatgtgttgtgtggtgttctcTTCAGGGCGGGCTGATGGCTCTGCTAGATGACATGTTTGGCCAGCAGCTGGCCTGGTACtttaacccagagtctctggtcactgagctctccagcctcctggagtacCACTTGGAGAACCTCATGGCCAGCATGTAGTCCTACTGCAGGGACCAtactcctttctccttctctcttttgaAGGAATTGAGGACTTGAAGTGCTTTGTTGTACCCTGATTAGTTAACACCCATTAATTTAATGtattctcttgttttctctccccACAGGATTCTTGTGACACTTTGCCACCCAACAGGGATCTAGACACCA is a window encoding:
- the LOC129847217 gene encoding uncharacterized protein LOC129847217, coding for MEEGKNLHLAELAWDVKRRPRLEELEREVCRELRLERRIRWSVIGQPGSQMGDWRPLGMETHTPLGCNTKPPPAKPPPAKPPSAKPPPAKPPPAKPQSAKPPTATDYSGTLSAVVGCGHVIPVKLTLASFSSNTSFPSSQGSSSSSIPALVDLIRLRASESDAESMLPISKDTNEDSTQGSVSCTSLLSKVNVICLTQSPDSKSSPISIEEPVKTCCSSSSLSSEERAHSSSSQISTKNLLATWPRSTRPQSAKPPPAKPSPAKPSPAKPPSAKPSSAKPSPAKPSRAKPSRAKPSPAKPPSDKPSPAKPPSAKPPSAKPPPAKPPPAKPPPAKPPPAKPPPAKPPSAKPPPAKPPPAKPPPAKLQSAKLQSAKLQSAKLQSAKPPPAKLQSAKPPTATDYSGTLSAVEATGKWQLIPIRFSPLYCGPVVIRNNAGPVVKAWRTFQFISPFITYMRGGSQQVVVRMHHVSRVRGLETQLVWAISKETARLSPEGIPYCATKVQSITWIQRVAGRVTHYASHLRHETSVDVTLGCYQQTDVSVVYATLHMGLDGLLSSSAWSEAASFSTPTTQQFTDPEPEGHNCYEGWEEDLLPEEREVPLLNLYLITKRVEDIALRLVSLRQAFTTLLGSTLSRNRLFVAGKVLLGALVQANHMDEAKFIRTYKDFVDYLSDPSKRNDIERELAEAKIHHVNMIDVLFELVLFGLMTAQKSLMVHPGGFVERLYALLYSFLPTAANMEPEADRYLLLLNDSCDTLPPNRDLDTNALHYFALNLTFLNKTSCSSKTFWFPSFHLFDFMTISSS